attttatccaatgctatatatttatgtttttcagATGGTTGGCTTTGTTGTGAAAAATTTAGTATAGCAGATATAAATTTGACTGTTCTTCTTCAACGACTTTGGGAACTAGGCTTAGAAGAGAGATTTTGGATGAATGGTAAACGGCCCAACATAGAGAATTATTTTGCCCGTGTTAAATTACGTGAGTCCTTTAAAAAGACCATACCTAACTTACCTGTTCATTTAAAGATGATTTTAACATCACAACCTCCTATTTATGTTGGAGCTGCTGGTGCAGTATCTATTGGAGTTGTGTTTGCTTTGGCATATGTTGTCAAAAAACTTATccgttaacaatattatttcattcatgGCTAAAACAAACCAACagtatctatatctataaaatatttttttgaattacttATAGGATCCAATTAACATAGACATAAGCATATTTCACTTTCTTTTAAACTTTTTCATGTATAtagtaatatagtattttttgacTGTATAATGAATACAGGAAAAAGCAAATGTGAAGATGATCAtatgtatgaattaaaattattgtatttaaaagcaTTTGGCATGTAAATTAGATGTTGCCattgtatagaaatatattatgatttatataagaccatattatttatttacataagactatatagtattatataagatCTCAACAGAGAATACAGCATTAGTTAATCTTATCTCAAACATTATCCTGATTTGTCTAAAAAATGTACATCACTTATTGTTAGTTATGTAAGTTTGcattgttatgtaaaatattcatgCTTTATTCTTTGTTCTGATATTAATTACGAAACATAGAAagattattgatataaaaaacacGAAACAATTTTCttagtgaaataaattattataacccTGATTCATAGCATGTGCATGGTATATTTATTTCCCTTAATATTCCTtgtgtttatgtataataaatttcataaaatgagacttagaatatgtaatatatgtaagcgagcgacccgtcccggcttcgcacgggtgcaatgctgatactaaatatactacagaatgtcttacaacgttcagtttttcagtcgttagacaatacaaactgagttttaaatctgtaatatcttagaaaatattcatttaaataacatgatgTAAAAGACCatattgatgtatattaaatgcacaatgtattaaaggtacttaattgggtaaagattaatgttgtattgcttaaaatcgcttcgaaaataagccattatttctcgtaaaaagtaaagcataaattttttttgttgtgggctatccctaagaggaagacatataccatcgcggacttttttgaagacgtttttgaggtgtacaatactgtagtacattattttaatcgtatctcgtagggttcagccagcgtttgcaatgtaagcgcaaaaaatatgtttatttaagatatcacttcagaaacttctaaaattatcagtgtttctctactatatatgtgcatttattatacatataaaccttcctcttgaattaatctatatattaaaaaaaaccgcatcaaaatcccttgtgtaattttaaaactctaaacatacatatggacatacagcggtaagcgactttattCTACTACGTAATGATGATGATACATTTAAAAGGTCTACCCAGGTTGgtataatgtatacatttaaaaaatattagttacacAAAATATGGTGtagacataaaaaatttaaagtttccGTCACGACGACCTTCTATTTTGTGTGACGTACCTAACAGTGTGTCCTTAGTATGACCTTGTAGTCCAATCAATAAGGTGTAAGGTGATGGAGTAATTTTCTTGTCGgcatcttatatttataatttatttactttgatctgatttaattaattacgtcCGTACCCCAAAACAAATATCTTTGACATACGATTATTTTTTAGGTATCTTaggtattttcttttaagaagGACACACTATAATTATGGGCTTGCCTCTGTGTAGTACGTtttcatatcaaattatttacagtGAAGGTTATAAAAGATAGATGGATCTGTAATCTgcctttgtaaaaaaataatatcgtatgTATAAGAATAaatgaatctatactaatattatgcaaAAGTAACTTTTGTCCGTCAGTCTGTcacgctttcacggctaaaccgtTGAActcaatttgatgaaatttggtaagaagcAAGCTTCAAACCTACGGAAAACAtgcgggcgaaaactagtgCTTCATAGTTAATTTAACTTGTACGTAGATTTTTGATTTCTCGATTTATGTTTTCggatagtaatatatataactctGCATTATCTCAGTtacgttacattacattagcagcctgtaaatttcccactgctgggctaaggcctcctctccctttgaggagaaggtttgcatagcatatttcaccacgctgctccaatgcgggttggtggaatacacacgtagcagaatttcgttgaaattagagacatacaggtttcctcacgatgttttccttcaccgccgagcacgagatgaattataaacacacattaagcacatgaaaattcagtggtgcctgcctgggtttgaacccgaaatcatcggttaagatgcacgcgttctaaccactgggccatctcggctctgttatcagtaggtatatataaaacaatattattattaggctTATTAAATGATGCACTTGTGATAACAAAGAGACTGCTAGAATTtgctttaaataacaaaaaaaacaattaataggtaaaaatatatattgcaaacaaagaataacaaatattaagaagtaggtatattatgccagtaaatttatttttaaaaatgtgtagGTACTAACTACAAAGTGTctgtttatcataattttatttaggtggttaattttttttacaaaatgcctctcatgatatttaatttactttagttataaaatcctttaattaaataagatccTTAATAGTTTAACTTAAAAAGGTTAGTAATTTACTAAAGTTTAATGCACACAAAAGTCTAAAATGAGGATTccataaagatttattatagaCCACGATTCAAATTTTAacgtcttaaaaaaaatacaatattacataagtaccaggtaaattttattaactaacaaaaaaaatgttaatgccTTAAAAAATGAGGAAGTTTAAACAATTCTTCCATATAGGCAATATTTTTACAGCCACCAAAACAaacatgtataattgtatatgttatcacaccatttttattttaaagcttaaGATTAAAAAGacccaatttattaaattattcattaccataaatattaaaattacaattaagagaaatataaaaacaaaaacatttatatttaaatagccctATTTTGTGTCATTAGATTCTACAGGTTCTTGGCTTTTGTTTATCGGCATTCCCATGAAGTGTTTGCCATTACTAATAATTGATCTTCTCCTTTGTGGTATATTTGCAGTAGCTGTTTTgtctgaattatatttaaaaactccCTGACCTGGTAAGTTTGGAAGTATGTTAGGTATTGTGTACCACACTCTGTATGTTACAAACCATGTAAGTATTGCTATGATTCCACTTATAAATTTCTCCACCATAATGTGGTAATACAATATTGTTGATACCAACATTACATCCCATAATAGTTGAAAAAGAgcaataactattaaaaatgctCTTACATATGGAGTAAACTTTTCATATGAAGTTTTcagaatatttaattcatcAGTTTTGATATTTCTTAGTGGATTTACACTAGGTGACTTGTCATTAACActtctgtaatatatttcatcacggatataatcttttattcttTCCCAACCATTAATAGCTCTTGCttcttctattaaaattaaacttgaataaattaaaataaaacagtgacCTGATATATCAAATCCATTCCAAAAATGCCCATTTTTTAAACAAGTAACTTTATCGTCAAATTGTTTTGAATTGCAGCGGCCatattttgtttctattatgttaaatattgttgtcCATGTATACCAAAATACAGTAGCAATTAATAGCCTTAATAAATGGCCTGTAAAGATAATCTTTCTTTTGCCGCAACATGTAGTGTAAGAGGTCAAAAATACATATGGTACAGTCAGAAATAATGTCCAGAACCATCcaagttttacaaaatattggtTAAATATGTTATCGCTTCTCGAAAAATATGACTTTGGAAAAGTTAGGACATCAGCTATAAGAGATAATAAAAAGAGAGCTCCTAAATAAATAGCTATTTTTAAACTTGTGTCAAAAAATAACACTTTCTTACAAATGTGCACAATCATAAGTATTAGAATTTCTAATACAGACGAGGCTTCTCGGATGGGCTTGGTACCTTTTGAATCTGGCGATTCATTTTGAACTTTAAAATTCATTCGAGTACTTTTAAAACTGGCTCTGCTTGTCATGGTTTTAGAAAAACTTTCATAACTATTTCACTAATCGTTAAGCGAGTTCTACTTTTCGTTTCAATAAATCTGACAGAATGACAGATTAATCTGTATGTGACATGTGTATTCTGATTACTGACATATGTAAGACAATATCGATGTTACATTCTTGACtcgatatcataatattatttataatattatatatatttaggagaatcctttaactatacaactggctggaatgaataaaataaaaaaaaaacaaaagcgcgcgaaaccGTTGTCATTACTTTGGCTTTTTAGGCGCGGACAGTAAGGTCAATATtggcgcgacttgtaatttgttaaaagtgttatttgtgtttttatttggatttgtaagctcaactgagtaagtaatttagttcaatatttatgatttggtgatttatttatgttaagatacaTTCGAAGTTGGAACTGtttggtttgttagtaaattgtttaaactaacttacattcttgtcttttttttatctatttcactTCTGTATGCTGAATATATAGTAATGGATATTCATtatcgatattataaatactgatCATACGATTCtatacctttatttaaattgttagatTAGGTAATTCGAGGAACGCCTGACGGTATATTCTTTAGACGATATTCATGTAAAAAGCGTAAAAAAGTGGTCATGGTCATTTCACCATCTGTAAAGCTATAGAAAGTAAAGGGAGATCAGTTTGTCCGGATGGGCGATGGAAACTACGTACAGTACTATGTGCTTTATAACGTTATAATGCTTACTAATGCTGCAACTAGAGCCTATTACTTATTTACGATTCGAAGGACAactataaagattttatatccaACATGCAGAGTgatacataaatgacaaaacCATAAGAGAACTTGGCTTTAATTAACTCGTCTGTAATAAGAGCATTTGCAGTTTGTTGATTACCGCTTCGACAAACCTTAGCAAAATGGCCTTGTTTACTGTTTAGAACAAAGTTGACATATGACTTTAAAAGCAGGACATTTTATTCTTTGATGTATATTCCCACCGCAAAAGAAACAGCGTCTGCGTTGTGTAGTAGATACCGCTacatattgattaaaatcatttatattattagaaaatgcaTTTAGTTGCGAACAATTTGTGTTACCAACAAttatttctgattttttttGCCGTTTCTAATGATATAGCTTGATTTAAATCTTCATCCATagtaattgtaatgttttctaAAAGATGCTCTCGAATTTTCTGAGAAGTTATACTTGCAATAAATGCTCCTCTAATTGTTTGTTGTTTGTGTTCTTTGGCAGTAACGTTTCGGACGATACAGTCATGGGCCAAGCGTTTCAAAGCTCTTGAATATTCGGAAATGGTTTCTTCCGGTCGCTGTTTTCTCGTAATTAGTATGTGCCGTGCTAGAACTTCGTTTCTAGGCTTTATGTAGATATTATCAAGTAATTTAATAGCATCTTCGTAAAATTTACAATCACGAATATATGACAAAATTGTTGGAGCTAAATGATTTACCAACAACATCAGTTTCATAGATTCGGGagtgtagtgtacacagatctataacatattcattagcattagattttatattttatgtaaatatatattatctgtgtatttatgcatctctcatctcgagtgacacacatcgcaaaagcgcgggaaaagaggatatataaaaaataggcgCTCGGTGAAGTGGCGTGTGCACAGCGAGGCGCGAgctgacatttaaatataatatttattttatttaattggtagatcGATTTgacatgtgaacattacaagGAGTATTAGTGGAAATTTCTTCTGATAAAAAATCTGTAAATGTAAATCGCCAATGAGTTCATTTTAAGTCAGGATTGCTAGAATTCGGTTCTATATCAAATCTGTCAGGTCGAAGATAGCGAGACATTGTGCCTTGTGAAAATGAATGTGTAGTATCGAGAGAATCCTCTTGAgacatatttaaagttaatttaattgatagttAAATGACAAAACCATAAGAGAATTTGGCTTTTaagaattgtacataataaagtgacaatatataacatttgacaagatttttttttttttttatttattttatttatttatttattggaaaagttacaccatcaacatatcactaagcacttaaaattaatatctgttgggtaacatacaaaatgatacgtctttaaaggtgtaaacaacaagacaatcaatcaatcaaaaatcaataacaaaGATAATCAATTACTATAATTTCTTCTTAAATTATACGTCAAAGAGGGTATAAGGGTTTGTAAAATTCAACGACTacaaccaattttattatagtatcatCATGCGATTTCTACGGCAATTGCTTCAAGGTGTGCAGAACCGAATTAGTTGAACGAAAATTAAACGGGTAAAAGATGTTTTTCCCTGTATTGATATCAAAGcaatatacgagtacatacatatatctagctgaaattacaagaaaaattgCTTAAAGGAGTCTTgaacatgatttaaaaaaaaaaacataatagacTTGCTCAAGGCAGGCTCGACTCCGGTCTTGAAAGAGCTAGCCTGCCTCTACTCAACTCAGCTAGTCTGCCTCCTCCGTCATTAAACACCGTAAGGAGTACCTACTCCTCAAATTAACTTTCAGAGTTATTTCCAACACGCTATTCCAATGTAAGCTAATGGACAACAGTGAACAATTTTCATTCAACACATGCAGGTGAAGTGAAGTTTTTCATCAAAGCCGCGGttgagattaaattataaacaattaaa
The DNA window shown above is from Vanessa tameamea isolate UH-Manoa-2023 chromosome 16, ilVanTame1 primary haplotype, whole genome shotgun sequence and carries:
- the LOC113402984 gene encoding acyl-coenzyme A diphosphatase FITM2, with the translated sequence MTSRASFKSTRMNFKVQNESPDSKGTKPIREASSVLEILILMIVHICKKVLFFDTSLKIAIYLGALFLLSLIADVLTFPKSYFSRSDNIFNQYFVKLGWFWTLFLTVPYVFLTSYTTCCGKRKIIFTGHLLRLLIATVFWYTWTTIFNIIETKYGRCNSKQFDDKVTCLKNGHFWNGFDISGHCFILIYSSLILIEEARAINGWERIKDYIRDEIYYRSVNDKSPSVNPLRNIKTDELNILKTSYEKFTPYVRAFLIVIALFQLLWDVMLVSTILYYHIMVEKFISGIIAILTWFVTYRVWYTIPNILPNLPGQGVFKYNSDKTATANIPQRRRSIISNGKHFMGMPINKSQEPVESNDTK